A DNA window from Trichomycterus rosablanca isolate fTriRos1 chromosome 9, fTriRos1.hap1, whole genome shotgun sequence contains the following coding sequences:
- the pomcb gene encoding proopiomelanocortin b, producing MQFVSWLVAVIVLCVCGSAVHGQCQDLSDCTSLSSQEETIDCYWQCRLKQLVTSAGSEQPDKDEDEEDSFSLLLSALVSSRSSSVQGPGVRPQRSEDRPSYSMEHFRWGKPTGRKRRPVKVHASSSPDDEGQEEPNLETPFLPPSRRQLDSGEGHAEEQKKNTKGAERYRMTHFRWSAPPAAKRYGGFMKPWPEESHKSLLTLLRNIIVKDGQ from the exons ATGCAGTTTGTTTCCTGGCTGGTGGCCGTGATCGtcctgtgtgtctgtgggtCAGCAGTACATGGGCAGTGCCAGGATCTCTCGGACTGTACCAGCCTCAGCTCTCAGGAGGAAACAATA GATTGCTACTGGCAGTGCAGACTGAAGCAGTTAGTGACCAGCGCTGGAAGTGAGCAACCAGACAAGGATGAAGACGAGGAAGACAGCTTCAGCCTGCTGCTCTCGGCTCTGGTTTCCTCGCGCTCCTCCAGTGTCCAGGGTCCCGGCGTGAGACCTCAGCGCAGTGAAGACCGGCCCTCCTACTCCATGGAGCACTTCCGCTGGGGCAAACCCACGGGCCGCAAACGCCGACCGGTCAAAGTGCACGCGTCCAGCTCTCCGGACGACGAAGGTCAGGAGGAGCCCAATCTGGAGACCCCCTTCCTTCCACCCAGCAGGCGCCAGCTGGACAGCGGCGAGGGGCACGCAGAGGAGCAGAAGAAGAACACGAAGGGCGCCGAGAGGTACCGGATGACCCATTTCCGCTGGAGCGCTCCTCCCGCCGCCAAGCGCTACGGCGGCTTCATGAAGCCCTGGCCGGAGGAGTCCCACAAGTCCCTGCTCACGCTGCTCCGCAATATCATCGTCAAGGACGGACAATAG